One Arachis hypogaea cultivar Tifrunner chromosome 2, arahy.Tifrunner.gnm2.J5K5, whole genome shotgun sequence genomic window, TTGCCTTTTCAAGGGAGAatctgcagtcaaatgttctTGAAGTTGTGGTCAAAGACAAGGATATGCTGCTGGATAAAAATGTTGGAACTGTGAGGTTTGATCTCCATGATATTCCTACACGTGTTCCCCCAGACAGTCCATTGGCTCCCGAGTGGTACCGATTCGAGAAGGGAGACAAGAAGAAAGGGGAGTTGATGCTTGCTGTATGGTTTGGCACACAAGCCGATGAGGCTTTTCCCGATGCTTGGCATTCTGATGCACTCTCTGTTGATGGAAGCTCCCCATTTGCTTATGCTCAGATTCGATCCAAAGTTTACCAGTCACCAAGGTTATGGTATGTGCGGGTTAAAGTGATTGAGGCACAGGACTTGCTGGTGGAGAATTCTAGAATTCCAGATACCTATGTTAAGGTGCAGCTTGGTAACCAGATCTTGAAGACTAGGCCAGTTCAGTCAAGCACCAAGACCCCTCGTTGGGATCAGGAGCTCATGTTTGTTGCTGCTGAACCTTTTGAGGAACCTTTGCTCCTTTCGATTGAGGACCGTGTTGGTCCCAACAAGGATGAAACTATTGGGAATGTTGTTATCCATTTGACCAAGGTTGAGAGGCGTGCTGACGATAGACCTATCCGCACTAGGTGGTATGACCTTGAAAAATCCATGTCTTCTGCAATGGATAGTGAAGAagggaaaaagaaggagaaggatAAGTTCCATAGCCGAATCCACATGTGTGTGTGTCTTGATGGTGGTTACCATGTTTTCGATGAGTCAACTTATTATAGTAGTGATCTTAGACCCTCATTGAAGCAACTGTGGAAGAAGCCAATGGGAGTCTTAGAACTTGGTATCATAAGTGTTGATGGACTTCATCCAATTAAAACCAGAGAGGGAAGGGGGACATCGGATACATACTGTGTGGCAAAATACGGCCACAAATGGATTCGCACCCGAACCATTTGCGATAGTCTAAGCCCCAAGTACAATGAGCAGTACACTTGGGAAGTTTTTGATCCAGCTACTGTTCTCACTGTTGGGGTCTTTGATAACGGCCAGCTCAACAGTTCAGACAGTAATAGAGATTTGAAAATCGGTAAAGTCAGGATCCGTATCTCAACCTTGGAATCTGGGCGTGTTTACACTCACTCTTACCCGCTACTAATGCTGCATCCTTCGGGTGTGAAGAAGATGGGTGAAGTCCACTTGGCAATAAGATTCTCATGTTACTCAACACTTGACATGATGCATGCATACTTTAAGCCGCACTTGCCAAAAATGCACTACAAAAGGCCACTCAACATAATGGAACAGGAGAAGCTCCGGCACCAGGCCGTCAGTGTGGTCGCTGCTCGGCTTAGCCGGGCAGAACCTCCACTTAGAAAGGAGGTAGTTGAGTACATGTCCGATACGGACTCTCATCTCTGGAGCATGAGGCGTAGCAAGGCCAACTTCTACCGTCTAATGACGGTGTTTTCGGGGATGCTGTCGGCAGCAAAATGGTTGGGGGAAGTTTCCACATGGAGGAATCCTGTGACAACAGTGCTGGTGCACATCCTATTTCTGATGCTTGTGTGTTTCCCGGAGCTCATCCTCCCAACCGTGTTCCTCTACATGTTTGTAATTGGGATGTGGAATTGGCGGTTCCGGCCTAGATACCCTCCTCACATGAACACTAGACTCTCCTATGCAGATGCAGTCACCCCGGATGAGCTTGACGAAGAGTTTGACCCCTTTCCCAGCACAAAGAGCCCCGATGTGGTCCGGTTCAGGTACGACCGATTAAGAAGTGTTGCCGGCAGGATTCAGACCGTGGTTGGTGACATTGCTACTCAAGGTGAAAGGTTCCAAGCACTGGTAAGCTGGCGAGATCCTCGAGCCACAACAATGTTCATGGTGTTCTGCTTTGTGGCTGCCATTGTCTTGTATGTGACACCATTCCAAGTTCCAATCCTCTTAACTGGATTCTACCTTATGAGGCATCCAAAGCTTAGGAATAAGACACCAGCTGCACCGGTTAACTTCTTCAGAAGGTTACCAGCTCTTACAGATAGCATGCTGTAGAATGCACTCcccttttcatttttttgtcaTGGATTCTGGTATCAAATTTTTGGCAGTGCATGTAAAATCTAGTGCCTATGTGTATTGTGTTATGACCCGTGACTTATATATATTAGCCTTTAGTTTTCTGTAATTGGATCTGATTAGATGGCTGTAAAATTGGAACTGAATCAGCAATGAAACCAATTTCACTGCTCTGTTCTTTGAATACTTTTATACGTTGTGTCTATATTATATAGAGATTATGCTGTCCTTCATTTTAAGCACAATGCAAATGTAACTTGCATTTTGTGAAACTCATAAGCAACCAAGGGACAATGCTATGATTAATAAACCAAGAGAAGCTAATGGTATAGATGTCAACATAATAACATTATACGCGGAGAGCTAAATTAATTATatgatatattaaatttaaaagtattatattgtttaaaatttaattagataatacgtagattaatattaaatttaaagactCATTTGTAGAAAATATtcgtaatttatatataatttaatataattatttaaaaacaaaaaataaaaaaaaatttacaacaaaaatcttataaaattgatctcttttttaatattaacataagtatgttttttaatatttttatataataaaaaaatttttatatactttatcataaaatataataaattttaagaacttagatttctttttatttatttgtatgaaaatattttttataaacgaATTATTCGAATTTTGAGAAATAAACTATATTTGTTTGTTGATATTTTTTAGTAGATGGTGTTatatagtaaaatttttaaatttttttttcagtgtATTtggagatattttttttaaataattgagaatgagaatacaaaaaaatatagtagaatattataaatatattttattaattatgatatattagaatatatgtataataaacaaatattaatGTGTCATTATACActttaaatatttataactaaaaatttttatattatagttTTAATGtagatattaattatatttaactgttactttttaattcaattaaataataataaatattaaatttaatatttttgtatcaTTATTATgtagatatttattatttttattttataaaattataaaaattattatcaataCAAAATTGCTGACGTGACACAATCACATAAACCAATATATCATGAGCTCATTTTATAATAGATTTATATCAACTACTTTTAAGTCTACGCTACTATTaattatgttagtgcatttggaTAATGTGCTAGGATCTTTATTGTTATTCCTTTTTCGGTTTATTCTCCATGAGTATCTTCAGCAAATTAGTAATTTAGCTCCTGTATTGGATGATAAATTGttttttaaattcttatatattgtaattaaatttaacttttatgaaattacatataataataataataataataatataaagttTGAAACGTTTTACATTGTAATTTTTCTGAAAATATTTTAACCTTCTGGAATTGTTATGGTATAAGTAGAGAATTAGGAAgaatttattttagttatattgtTTTTTATATAGAATTGGTATATGCATAAACATgaaaaattagaatcaatttcaatttcaggTTTTAATTTATGCACAATTTCAAACCTCAAACAGAACgtaataaacatttttttttggtTGGTACCATTAAAATATACAAGGTGAAAGGAAATGTATcacaattaaatttataattaataacatGTTCTGACAAAAACACAAACTGGCATGAGCAAAGACAAAGAGTAATACAATGGataatgcttttattttattagaagaCAATTTTTACAATTCCTCATGTGAGCTTAATCCTTATTAGTAAGTGAGTACTTATTAGATTAActtgaagaattttgaattattcaTACACTTGCTGCTTGCACTGTTTGCAAAGAAAAACTTTATCTGTACGGTATAAAATTTTTTGCTTTCTTTGAACAAACTGGTAAGTTTTTAGAAttacttttagtatttttttagtgttACTTTTTTACCTTATATATCCGTTTCTTTTCTGTCATCCCTTGCCTTGAGttcgttttttctttttctttggacaCCCCTTGCCTTGAGTTCGTTTCTTCTTTTCCTAAGTTTTTAGTGTTTCCTTTAGTTTTTTGTAGtgttctttaaaaaaaatctcaTGTCCTAAACTATTCAAGATGTGATGTTGATAGTTTGATGCATCAGAAAAGATTAAGAGAAAGAAATAAGTTATTTTCATTattgaagagaatgaaaaagtTAGAATTATGTAAATCTAACAATCCTAACTTGGAAATATTAGCAAAAAAAGACCCAGTGACAGAGTTTTGGTAAGAAAATCAACAAGTTGATCTTTAGAACGAACTGGCATAAAATGAATGAGACCAGACAAATGCTTTTCATGGACAACGTGGCAGTCTACTTCAATATGTTTGGTTCTTTCATGAAAGATGGGATTATTGTCAATGTGAATGACTGACTGGTTGTCACATAATAGAGTGATAGACTTTTGAAGCCGCAAAAAATCCACGAAGAAAGATAACCAACTAGCTTCACAAGTGGCAACAGTAAAAGACCTATATTCAGCTTCTGCAGAGGACTTGGCAACAGTGGTATGCTTCTTACTC contains:
- the LOC112708256 gene encoding multiple C2 domain and transmembrane region protein 5; the encoded protein is MSNLKLGVEVTGAHDLMPKDGQGSCSSFVELHFDGQKFRTTTKDKDLSPVWNEKFYFNITDPSRLPNLTLAACVYHYNKTTGSKVFLGKVQLTATSFVPYADAAVLHYPLEKKAVFSRVKGELGLKVFVTDDPSIKSSSPLPDLEPVTNADQHTVQDQTPSFTSSILNVFSRKKNDSRHTFHTVAKSNEEKQHQSSSSAAAKPSSNYMTHEMKSGMLPPSKFVYAGSSSPFDYALKETSPYLGGGQVVGGRVIRGNMRPSTYDLVEPMRYLFVRVVRARDLPSKDVTGGLDPYVEVKIGNFKGRTKHYEKTQDPEWNQVFAFSRENLQSNVLEVVVKDKDMLLDKNVGTVRFDLHDIPTRVPPDSPLAPEWYRFEKGDKKKGELMLAVWFGTQADEAFPDAWHSDALSVDGSSPFAYAQIRSKVYQSPRLWYVRVKVIEAQDLLVENSRIPDTYVKVQLGNQILKTRPVQSSTKTPRWDQELMFVAAEPFEEPLLLSIEDRVGPNKDETIGNVVIHLTKVERRADDRPIRTRWYDLEKSMSSAMDSEEGKKKEKDKFHSRIHMCVCLDGGYHVFDESTYYSSDLRPSLKQLWKKPMGVLELGIISVDGLHPIKTREGRGTSDTYCVAKYGHKWIRTRTICDSLSPKYNEQYTWEVFDPATVLTVGVFDNGQLNSSDSNRDLKIGKVRIRISTLESGRVYTHSYPLLMLHPSGVKKMGEVHLAIRFSCYSTLDMMHAYFKPHLPKMHYKRPLNIMEQEKLRHQAVSVVAARLSRAEPPLRKEVVEYMSDTDSHLWSMRRSKANFYRLMTVFSGMLSAAKWLGEVSTWRNPVTTVLVHILFLMLVCFPELILPTVFLYMFVIGMWNWRFRPRYPPHMNTRLSYADAVTPDELDEEFDPFPSTKSPDVVRFRYDRLRSVAGRIQTVVGDIATQGERFQALVSWRDPRATTMFMVFCFVAAIVLYVTPFQVPILLTGFYLMRHPKLRNKTPAAPVNFFRRLPALTDSML